The following nucleotide sequence is from uncultured Draconibacterium sp..
GGAAGTACTAAGCAGCCAGAAGAATTGATGAAGGAACTATCTCTCCTCGAAAATGGTGAAAACGGAATGCTGTGCGCCGTTGCAGAAGGACTTCGCGAATTGTGCACGAATTAATACGTACCAACCGGCCATGTTTTTTGATACTTTGATAGAAAAATCAGTTTTTAAATTACAAGCTCTAAACTTTCTGAAATACAACAATTAAGGATTTTAACTTTGGAGGTAAAAATGCTTACAATTGCCTGTTTTTGAGGTGATTTAGGGAATGATGTCAGGAATGCTGACTTCCGTCACACAGTGTTTTTTAACATCTTTTTATGTAGACTTAAGTAGGTGATAATCAGTTATAAATGAATGTAGCTAATTCTTTTAAAAAGCTTGTAATTTATTTTTTTACTTCTCTACCTTTGCCAAACATTGATTTATTGATTGCAAAAGTTCATAAAATAATATGATTTTTAATTTGGCAACTACACTTTGGTTGCCATCTAATTTTTAACCTTATGAAAACAGATATAAATGAATTCATCGCGAATTTGGAGCACAGAACTCCGGGGGAAAATGAATTTCACCAGGCAGTTGAGGAAGTAATTGGTTCAGTATGGGATTTTTACGCAAAAAATCCTCGTTACCAACGTGCTAAAATTTTGGAACGAATGGTTGAGCCAGAGCGCGTAATTATGTTCCGTGTGCCATGGGTCGATGATCGTGGAGAAGTACAAATAAACCGTGGTTACCGCGTTGAGTTTAACTCTGCTTTGGGACCATATAAAGGAGGTTTGCGTTTTCACGCCAGTGTTACCCTCAGTATTTTAAAGTTTTTAGGATTTGAACAAACTTTTAAAAACAGTCTTACCACTTTGCCAATGGGTGGAGGAAAAGGCGGGTCGGATTTCAGTCCGAAAGGTAAAAGCGATGGCGAAATTATGCGGTTTTGCCAAAGTTTTATGACCGAGCTGTATCGCCACATTGGTCCAAATACCGACGTTCCGGCCGGAGATATTGGTGTTGGAGGACGTGAGATTGGTTACCTGTTTGGACAATATAAGCGTTTGAAAAACGAATTTACAGGTGTATTAACCGGTAAAGGATTGGCCTGGGGAGGTAGTTTGATTCGTCCGGAAGCAACAGGTTTTGGTGCGGTGTATTTTGCGCAGCATATGTTGCACCGAATTGGAAAAGACATTGCAGGACAAACAATATCTGTATCGGGTTTTGGAAACGTAGCCTGGGGAGCTATCTCAAAAATTAACGAGCTTGGTGGAAAGGTTGTAACCATTTCCGGGCCAGATGGATACATTTACGATAAAAATGGAATTAGCGGCGATAAAGTTGAATACCTGTTGGAGTTACGCGCTACAAATAATGATATTGTTTCGCCATACGCCGAAGAATTCGATGCTGAGTTCGTGGCAGGTAAACGCCCGTGGGAAGTTCCGGTTGATTTGGCCATGCCTTGTGCTACCGAAAACGAAGTTGGTTTGGAAGATGCAAAAGAGCTGGCTAAAAATGGTTGTAAACTTTTAGCCGAAGCATCGAATATGGGCTGTACTGCCGATGCTGTTGATTTTTTGAGCGAAGCAATGGATTATGCGCCAGGAAAAGCGGTTAATGCCGGCGGTGTTGCTGTTTCCGGTTTGGAAATGTCGCAAAACAGCATGCGTATCAATTGGCCACGAGAAGAAGTAGACGAGCGCTTAAAAGGAATCATGAAAGCCATTCATGAAACCTGTGTTAGTTACGGAGCTAACGGTAAAAAAGTTGACTATGTAAAAGGAGCTAACGTTGGAGGCTTTGTAAAAGTTGCTGAAGCCATGTTGGCTCAGGGGGTAGTTTAAGAGAATTAAGAAAAAATTAAGATTGAGGAAATATGGAAAATCCGTCCGATTTGGGGCGGATTTTTTGTTTGAATGGGGTTTTATCACACCGTTTAAACAAAGTATTTCAAAATTTAATTTTAAGGTAAAGTAGAAATGTCGGTAAGGAAGGAACAGTTTTTTACATTTGTCGGCAATTAAAAAATGATTATTTGAATTTGCCAAACGCAGATCGCTAATCGACAGAACAGATTTTAAAGTACGAAACACTACTGATTTTAGAAGGTAAAGATTATACCTGCATGTTAATAGATACGCATTCTCATATATATTCAGAAGATTTCATTCACGATCGGGATGAAGCACTAAAACGTGCTGACGAGAGTGGAATAAAGAAAATAATACTGCCGAATATTGATTCCGGTTCAATAAAACACATGCTTGATCTTGCAGATGCCTATCCAAATTTATGCTTCCCGTTAATTGGTTTGCATCCTACATCGGTTGAAGACGATTACGAAGAGGAACTTGAGGCAATTGACTATTGGTTGCAACGTCGTAAATTTTACGGAATAGGCGAAATTGGTATCGATTTGTACTGGGAAAGCAAATATGAAAAAGAGCAAAAAGATGCTTTCAGAACGCAACTACGCATTGCAAAAAAGCTAAATCTGCCGGTTGTTATTCATGTGCGCAACTCATTTGAACAAACTTACGAGATTGTAAAGGAAGAACAAGACGGAACTTTACGTGGCGTTTTTCACTGTTTTACCGGAACGGCTGAAGAAGCACAGAAAATTACAGAACTGGGATTTTTGCTCGGAATTGGCGGAGTTGTGACCTTTAAAAACAGCGACCTCGACGAAGTAATAAAAGACATAGATCCTCATCATCTTGTTCTTGAGACCGATTCTCCTTATCTGGCACCGGTTCCAAAACGAGGAAAACGTAACGAGAGTTCTTACCTCATTCATGTAGCACAAAAAGTTGCCGATGTATACCGCATTCCACTTACACGCATCGCCGAAATAACTACAACTAATGCCCGCAATTTATTCGGAATTTGATAACTTGCAGCTCTAATTAAAAACTGCAATGACCAATAAGGCTGCCAAAAAAACCTCCATACTTATAATATATACCGGAGGTACCATTGGTATGGTTGAAGACCCGAAGAATGGTGCGTTAAAACCGGTTAAGTTCGATAAAATTCAAGAGGTAGTTCCCGAACTTCGAAAATTCGATTTTATAATAAAAACCATCACTTTTAATCCGGCTCTTGATTCTTCGAATATGAATCCGATTTCGTGGATTAAAATTGCCAAAACCATAGAGCGACATTATAATAATTACGACGGTTTTGTTGTTTTGCACGGAACTGATACCATGGCTTACACGGCCTCGGCATTAAGTTACATGTTCGAAAACCTTGATAAACCGATTATTTTAACCGGATCGCAGTTGCCAATTGGTGTTATTCGCACCGATGGGAAGGAAAACCTGATTACTGCTGTTGAAATTGCAGCAGGTAAAGTTGCCGGCGAGAGTTTGGTGCCGGAAGTGTGTATTTATTTTGATTTTAAATTATACCGTGGAAACCGAACATTAAAGCGCGATGCTGAGTTGTTCAGTGCGTTTCGTTCGGTGAATTACCCGGCTTTGGCGGTTGCCGGTATTGACATAAAATATAGTATTGAATTTATATATTACCCGGAGAATAAAGGCATATTAAAAGTAAACACCGACTTTGATGACAATGTTGTCATCCTGAAAATATTCCCCGGAATTAACCAAAATGTTTTTAATTCGGTATTGAATACTCCCGGGTTGAAAGGTGTTGTATTAGAGACTTTTGGATCGGGAAATGTGCCAACTTCACGGTGGTTGATTAACGCCATTAAGCGCACAATTAAACGTGGAATTGTGGTGTTAAATGTTACACAATGCCAGGGAGGAAAAGTAGTAATGGGGCAGTACCAAACAAGTGTAGAGTTATTAAATGCAGGAGTAGTTTCGGCAAAAGATATGACCACGGAAGCAGCCATTACAAAATTGATGTTTTTGCTTGGTCAAGGCCTAAAACCGGACGAAATCAAAATGTACCTCAATAAAAGTCTGCGTGGGGAAATTAGTGAATAGCAAAGTTTTTTTTTCACAATTTTTTATTAATTTGCAGCCCTCATTTTTGGGAGGCCACGCCAAAAAATTTTGGAGAGGTGCAGGAGTGGCTGAACTGGCACGCCTGGAAAGCGTGTGTACCCCGAAAGGGTACCGAGGGTTCGAATCCCTCTCTCTCCGCAAAAATGAGTCGTTCTTTTAAGAAAAAGCAAGTCCGTAATCAGGGCATGTTTTTTGTGGGACAGAAGATTAATTATTATTAAAAATCAATACAAAAACAAATTCAAAGAGATTATTAATTAAAAATTCAAATCAATTATGAAAAGACTATTCGCGTTAATAGCCGTATTTGGGATGCTGTTTTTTATGGCGTCTAATGTAGCGCTTGCTCAGGAAGAAGAAGCAGCTGCCACTGAAACTGCTACTGAACAAGTAGAAGAAACATCTGCTGCAATAGCTGAAGAAGATGCTGCAGCCGCTGCCGAAGAAGGAAAATCACTTCACAGCCAGATGAAACAAAAATTTATTGAAGGTGACCCTGCTTTCATGAGCTTCGTATTGGTAGCCCTTATTTTAGGTCTTGCCTTTGCAATTGAAAGAGTTCTTTACCTTAACCTTGCAACCAGCAATACTAAAAAACTGTTGGCTAGTGTTGAAGAAGCATTAGAAAGTGGTGGTGTAGAGGCTGCAAAAGAAGTGTGTCGTACAACTCGCGGACCAGTTGCCAGTATTTTCTATCAAGGTCTTGATCGTTTCGATCATGGTATCGATGTAGTTGAAAAAACAGTTATTTCTTACGGTGGTGTTCAAGCCGGTCTTTTGGAAAAAGGATTAAGCTGGATCGCACTTTTCATCGCTTTGGCACCTATGTTAGGTTTCATGGGTACTGTAATCGGTATGATTGGCGCTTTCGATGCTATTGAGGTAGCAGGTGACATTAGCCCTTCACTTGTGGCTGGTGGTATTAAAGTAGCTTTGATTACAACTGTATCAGGTCTTGTTGTTGCTATTATTCTTCAAATTTTCTACAACTATTGTGTAGCTAAAATCGATAGCATCATTAACAACATGGAAGATGCTTCAATCTCGTTGTTAGACTTGTTGGTAAAACATAACATGAAAAAATAAGGAGTAGAGAAAAATGGGTAAAACAGCAAAAATAGTTACTATTATACTATGGGCTCTTATCATTGTTTCTACTATTCTTCTTGTTTCTTTATTTGTAAACATTAGTGATGTAGATACAGATCCTACTATGGGTCGTTGGATTAATTCCAACCTGGTATGGAGCTACATACTTGTAGCTGTTGGTGCAGGTGTTGCAGTTCTTTCGGGACTGTTCCACATGTTCACTGACAAAAAAGCTGCAAAATCAGGGCTTATTTCCCTGGGATTTATGGCAGTAGTGCTTCTCGTTGCTTACTTTTTGGCTTCACCAGAAATTCCACAATTTATTGGTGTTGACAAATTTTTGGCAGACGGAACATTAAATGAGAGAGTAGCAAAATTAACAGACACAGGGCTGTATGCAACATATATCCTTTTAGGATTGGCAGTATTAGCTGTTGCATCGTCTTCAGTAATGCGTTTGTTTAGATAAGTTTAATCGTGGTAATAAAAACAGGAAAAAGTTATGGCTAAGAAAATACCTGAAATACCGGCAGCATCTTTAGCAGATATTGCATTTATGTTGCTGATCTTCTTCCTGGTAACAACCACGATGGACGTTGACAGCGGTTTAAGAAGAAAATTACCTCAATGGGTCGATCAGAGCCAAATGGATGAACAGGCAGACGTTAATGAACGGAACGTGTTTGTTGTATTGGTAAATAAAAATAACGACTTGTTAGTAGAAGGTGATTACGAACAAATTGGGAATCTGCGTGAAAGGACAAAAGAGTTTATGGCGAACCCATACAACGACGAAAATTTGCCTGAGAAAGAACCCGTGGAAGTTCCATATTTCGGAGAATATATGGTAACCAAAGGGGTAATTTCGTTACGTAACGACTTGGATACT
It contains:
- the gdhA gene encoding NADP-specific glutamate dehydrogenase, coding for MKTDINEFIANLEHRTPGENEFHQAVEEVIGSVWDFYAKNPRYQRAKILERMVEPERVIMFRVPWVDDRGEVQINRGYRVEFNSALGPYKGGLRFHASVTLSILKFLGFEQTFKNSLTTLPMGGGKGGSDFSPKGKSDGEIMRFCQSFMTELYRHIGPNTDVPAGDIGVGGREIGYLFGQYKRLKNEFTGVLTGKGLAWGGSLIRPEATGFGAVYFAQHMLHRIGKDIAGQTISVSGFGNVAWGAISKINELGGKVVTISGPDGYIYDKNGISGDKVEYLLELRATNNDIVSPYAEEFDAEFVAGKRPWEVPVDLAMPCATENEVGLEDAKELAKNGCKLLAEASNMGCTADAVDFLSEAMDYAPGKAVNAGGVAVSGLEMSQNSMRINWPREEVDERLKGIMKAIHETCVSYGANGKKVDYVKGANVGGFVKVAEAMLAQGVV
- a CDS encoding asparaginase; the encoded protein is MTNKAAKKTSILIIYTGGTIGMVEDPKNGALKPVKFDKIQEVVPELRKFDFIIKTITFNPALDSSNMNPISWIKIAKTIERHYNNYDGFVVLHGTDTMAYTASALSYMFENLDKPIILTGSQLPIGVIRTDGKENLITAVEIAAGKVAGESLVPEVCIYFDFKLYRGNRTLKRDAELFSAFRSVNYPALAVAGIDIKYSIEFIYYPENKGILKVNTDFDDNVVILKIFPGINQNVFNSVLNTPGLKGVVLETFGSGNVPTSRWLINAIKRTIKRGIVVLNVTQCQGGKVVMGQYQTSVELLNAGVVSAKDMTTEAAITKLMFLLGQGLKPDEIKMYLNKSLRGEISE
- a CDS encoding biopolymer transporter ExbD encodes the protein MAKKIPEIPAASLADIAFMLLIFFLVTTTMDVDSGLRRKLPQWVDQSQMDEQADVNERNVFVVLVNKNNDLLVEGDYEQIGNLRERTKEFMANPYNDENLPEKEPVEVPYFGEYMVTKGVISLRNDLDTQYGTYLAVQNELVAAINELRDELAKQKFGKAYEDLEDDKQDAIRKIYPQKISEAEPKGKI
- a CDS encoding MotA/TolQ/ExbB proton channel family protein — translated: MKRLFALIAVFGMLFFMASNVALAQEEEAAATETATEQVEETSAAIAEEDAAAAAEEGKSLHSQMKQKFIEGDPAFMSFVLVALILGLAFAIERVLYLNLATSNTKKLLASVEEALESGGVEAAKEVCRTTRGPVASIFYQGLDRFDHGIDVVEKTVISYGGVQAGLLEKGLSWIALFIALAPMLGFMGTVIGMIGAFDAIEVAGDISPSLVAGGIKVALITTVSGLVVAIILQIFYNYCVAKIDSIINNMEDASISLLDLLVKHNMKK
- a CDS encoding TatD family hydrolase, which translates into the protein MLIDTHSHIYSEDFIHDRDEALKRADESGIKKIILPNIDSGSIKHMLDLADAYPNLCFPLIGLHPTSVEDDYEEELEAIDYWLQRRKFYGIGEIGIDLYWESKYEKEQKDAFRTQLRIAKKLNLPVVIHVRNSFEQTYEIVKEEQDGTLRGVFHCFTGTAEEAQKITELGFLLGIGGVVTFKNSDLDEVIKDIDPHHLVLETDSPYLAPVPKRGKRNESSYLIHVAQKVADVYRIPLTRIAEITTTNARNLFGI